The Phyllopteryx taeniolatus isolate TA_2022b chromosome 14, UOR_Ptae_1.2, whole genome shotgun sequence genome has a window encoding:
- the nfatc4 gene encoding nuclear factor of activated T-cells, cytoplasmic 4 isoform X1: protein MGAAPGSGWEEGEFEFKLVFEEDVLRPEEEVSGSRSVEPSDSSTSVVPDSHCATTHVELSPVNIPSPPPSANQRAGMHSPPPRRALAREFSGTYESLPARSVQVSESCVVECPSIQITTISPEDEPASALSWDVEGGGRWDKERLYLPLLDPFTYRDRCPGSLSPSPASSPSSRGWLSPASSCDSLLVEEEELSEATLNFGLSPSSRPTSPGGKKRRNSPLASPCSSRRGSYSEELQGLEGGDSGPLSQAPSGSCELSVPQKTRKTSVEQLSPRDQEQAPGPQQPETMQTRRDPPSMSMDYLSVPPALAWGRTRGNAHSPLFRSNALPPLDWPLPSQFDQYELRIEVQPRPHHRAHYETEGSRGAVKAIPTGHPVVKLFGYNERKSLSLQVFVGTADDRSIRPHPFYQIHRVTGKMVGTTSHESIQVGTKVLDIPLNPENHMTALIDCAGILKLRNSDIELRKGETDVGRKNTRVRLVFRTHLPLAPPAAPPGRVLALQVVSLPIECSQRSAQELPVIESVSLTSCSVEGGEELLLSGTNFVTISRVVFMERSTDGKLQWEEEAHVDRDNSNECLLCARVPPYCDLSITHPVSVSLFVSNGKRKRSSTHCFKYVPIMFKEEDPLLSRSQAPPLESQHEGAVCSSVGGQSGMNVRCDPMTDEQTGLGFHLPPYPPTYSPPCTTLAYQEEYGADTVTEEPGGTGPTVSEHHPSFENLELGFTELLPPLYLRGPQPPSPSPWLDSPYLSSSPSPSHSSSLSPFPAGSPISTSPLPPVLTPPYAQYSAYPQEMCPSPPTHLSTYHDMCSAPYSHYESSWDAQGRVLGMGQRDERDAKIQECPLEFTSSTTMHPITFEEVSEYIGQDLQSFQDASHTDKQPH from the exons ATGGGGGCCGCGCCGGGCTCCGGCTGGGAGGAAGGCGAGTTCGAGTTCAAGCTGGTGTTCGAGGAGGACGTGCTGCGGCCGGAGGAGGAGGTTTCCGGCTCCCGCTCCGTGGAGCCCTCTGACAGCAGCACCAGTGTGG TTCCGGACAGCCACTGTGCCACTACTCATGTGGAGCTCTCCCCAGTCAACATCCCCAGCCCGCCACCCTCGGCCAATCAGCGGGCCGGGATGCATTCCCCGCCTCCACGGAGAGCGCTGGCTAGAGAATTCAGCGGCACCTACGAGAGCCTGCCGGCGCGCTCCGTTCAG GTTTCAGAGTCCTGCGTGGTGGAGTGTCCCAGCATCCAGATCACCACCATCTCGCCTGAAGACGAGCCAGCATCCGCCCTCTCCTGGGACGTGGAGGGCGGAGGTAGGTGGGACAAGGAGCGTCTCTACCTCCCGCTGCTGGACCCCTTCACCTACCGAGACAGGTGCCCGGGCTCGCTCAGTCCCAGCCCTGCCTCCAGCCCCTCGTCCCGTGGCTGGTTGAGTCCGGCCTCCAGCTGTGACTCTCTGCTggtggaagaggaggagctcAGCGAGGCCACGCTCAATTTCGGGCTCTCACCGTCCTCGCGGCCAACTTCTCCGGGCGGAAAGAAGCGGAGAAACTCGCCCCTTGCGTCCCCTTGCTCGTCCCGAAGGGGGAGTTACTCCGAGGAGCTGCAGGGCCTGGAGGGGGGAGACTCAGGCCCTCTGTCACAAGCTCCGTCCGGTAGCTGTGAGCTCAGCGTTCCACAGAAAACGAGGAAGACATCTGTGGAGCAG ttGTCTCCAAGGGATCAGGAGCAGGCCCCAGGGCCACAACAGCCAGAGACCATGCAGACCAGAAGAGACCCCCCTTCAATGAGTATGGACTACCTCTCGGTACCCCCTGCACTGGCTTGGGGGCGGACCCGAGGCAACGCCCACAGTCCTCTCTTCAG GTCCAATGCCCTCCCGCCGCTCGACTGGCCCCTGCCTTCCCAGTTTGACCAGTACGAGCTACGCATCGAGGTGCAGCCCCGTCCGCACCACCGAGCCCACTACGAGACCGAGGGGAGCCGAGGAGCCGTCAAGGCCATTCCGACTGGGCATCCTGTTGTCAAG CTGTTCGGCTACAACGAAAGGAAATCACTTTCTCTCCAGGTTTTTGTCGGAACCGCAGATGATCGCTCCATCAGGCCACACCCCTTTTATCAGATACACAG gGTGACAGGGAAAATGGTGGGGACCACCAGTCATGAGAGCATCCAGGTGGGAACAAAAGTGCTGGATATCCCCCTCAACCCGGAGAACCACATGACTGCACT AATCGACTGCGCCGGGATTCTCAAGCTGAGGAACTCTGACATTGAGCTGAGGAAGGGCGAAACTGACGTTGGGAGGAAGAACACGCGGGTGCGCTTGGTCTTCCGAACCCACCTCCCTCTGGCGCCCCCTGCTGCCCCCCCTGGTCGGGTTCTGGCCCTGCAGGTGGTCTCGCTGCCTATCGAATGCT CCCAGCGGTCAGCACAGGAACTGCCCGTCATCGAGTCAGTCAGCCTCACTTCCTGTTCGGTAGAGGGCGGCGAGGAGCTCCTGCTGAGCGGCACCAACTTCGTGACAATCTCCAGAGTTGTTTTTATGGAGAGAAGCACAG ATGGTAAACTTCAGTGGGAAGAGGAAGCTCACGTGGACCGTGACAACAGCAATGAG TGTTTGCTGTGCGCGAGGGTGCCGCCCTACTGTGACCTGTCCATCACTCATCCAGTGTCGGTCAGTCTTTTCGTCTCCAATGGGAAGAGGAAAAGGAGCAGCACTCATTGCTTCAAATATGTCCCCA TCATGTTTAAGGAAGAAGACCCACTGCTGTCCCGATCCCAGGCACCGCCTCTGGAGTCCCAGCATGAAGGGGCGGTGTGCTCTTCGGTGGGGGGTCAGTCCGGAATGAACGTGAGGTGCGACCCCATGACAGACGAGCAGACGGGCCTGGGATTCCACCTGCCCCCTTATCCACCCACCTACTCTCCTCCGTGTACCACCCTGGCTTACCAGGAGGAGTACGGCGCTGACACAGTGACGGAGGAGCCCGGGGGGACGGGCCCCACCGTGTCTGAGCATCACCCCAGCTTTGAGAACCTGGAGCTGGGTTTCACTGAGCTCCTCCCCCCTCTGTACCTCCGCGGTCCCCAGCCACCGTCCCCTTCCCCCTGGCTCGACTCACCCTACCTGTCCTCCTCACCCTCTCCCTCCCACTCCTCTTCTCTTAGCCCTTTCCCAGCCGGCAGCCCCATCTCCACCTCCCCTCTACCTCCTGTTCTGACCCCACCGTATGCCCAGTACTCGGCTTATCCTCAGGAGATGTGCCCCTCCCCCCCAACACATCTGAGCACCTACCACGACATGTGTTCAGCGCCTTACTCCCACTATGAGAGCAGCTGGGACGCTCAGGGGAGGGTTCTGGGAATGGGTCAAAGGGATGAGAGGGATGCCAAGATTCAGGAGTGCCCTCTGGAGTTCACCAGCTCCACCACCATGCACCCCATCACATTTGAGGAAG TATCAGAGTACATCGGGCAGGACTTACAGTCCTTCCAGGACGCCTCGCACACCGACAAGCAACCacactga
- the ltb4r2b gene encoding leukotriene B4 receptor 2b isoform X1, which produces MNNLSEAFSRSTAEDNNPEDGSVVSNDFSTTVGALILGLVFLLGVPGNLFIVWSILARARRRSVTTLLILNLACADGFLMALTIFFVVYLAKQTWVFGTAMCKGLFYLCNVNMYASIFLITLMSVHRLVVVVLPRRTSARISRKVVRRVILGMWLLVAVSALPSLVFRDVREDKDERNKTRHVCAPNHTLPRYVRFQYSFETVVGFILPYAVIITSYVLILRRLRQTKFRRKVRSEKLILAIVVMFCLFWLPYHIINMIQVAAEWYSEGSPRRETLEYIYQSSRAVTSALAFISSCANPVLYTFAGKSYIKKNGLGFMARLFEGTSLDQTATKRYKDVKLSNVDSGTASS; this is translated from the exons ATGAACAACCTGAGCGAGGCCTTCAGTCGCTCCACGGCCGAAGACAATAACCCCGAGGACGGCAGCGTGGTGAGCAATGACTTTTCCACAACGGTGGGCGCCCTCATCCTGGGACTGGTCTTCCTGCTCGGTGTGCCCGGAAACCTCTTCATCGTGTGGAGTATCCTGGCTCGCGCCCGCCGCCGCTCCGTCACCACGCTGCTCATCCTCAACTTGGCATGCGCCGACGGCTTCCTCATGGCGCTCACCATCTTCTTCGTCGTCTACCTGGCCAAGCAGACGTGGGTGTTCGGCACGGCCATGTGCAAGGGCCTCTTCTACCTTTGCAACGTTAACATGTACGCCTCCATCTTCCTCATCACGCTGATGAGCGTGCACcggctggtggtggtggtgctgccCCGCAGGACTTCGGCCAGGATCAGCAGAAAGGTGGTGCGTCGTGTCATCCTGGGCATGTGGCTGCTGGTGGCCGTCAGCGCGTTGCCCTCACTGGTGTTCCGTGACGTGCGGGAGGACAAAGACGAGCGGAACAAGACGCGACACGTGTGCGCGCCCAACCACACGCTGCCTCGATAC GTGAGGTTTCAGTACTCCTTTGAGACGGTGGTTGGCTTCATCCTGCCTTACGCCGTCATCATCACTAGCTACGTGCTCATCCTGAGACGCTTGCGACAGACCAAGTTCCGCCGGAAGGTCCGCAGCGAGAAGCTGATCCTGGCCATCGTGGTGATGTTCTGCCTCTTCTGGCTGCCGTACCACATCATCAACATGATACAG GTGGCAGCTGAATGGTACTCGGAGGGATCACCCAGACGAGAAAC ACTGGAGTACATCTACCAGTCTAGTCGAGCTGTCACTTCGGCCCTGGCGTTCATCAGTAGCTGCGCCAACCCCGTCCTGTACACTTTCGCCGGCAAGTCCTATATCAAGAAGAACGGCTTGGGCTTCATGGCGCGCCTCTTCGAGGGGACGTCGCTGGACCAGACGGCCACGAAGCGGTACAAGGACGTGAAGCTCAGCAACGTGGATTCCGGCACAGCCTCGTCATGA
- the ltb4r2b gene encoding leukotriene B4 receptor 2b isoform X2, protein MNNLSEAFSRSTAEDNNPEDGSVVSNDFSTTVGALILGLVFLLGVPGNLFIVWSILARARRRSVTTLLILNLACADGFLMALTIFFVVYLAKQTTSARISRKVVRRVILGMWLLVAVSALPSLVFRDVREDKDERNKTRHVCAPNHTLPRYVRFQYSFETVVGFILPYAVIITSYVLILRRLRQTKFRRKVRSEKLILAIVVMFCLFWLPYHIINMIQVAAEWYSEGSPRRETLEYIYQSSRAVTSALAFISSCANPVLYTFAGKSYIKKNGLGFMARLFEGTSLDQTATKRYKDVKLSNVDSGTASS, encoded by the exons ATGAACAACCTGAGCGAGGCCTTCAGTCGCTCCACGGCCGAAGACAATAACCCCGAGGACGGCAGCGTGGTGAGCAATGACTTTTCCACAACGGTGGGCGCCCTCATCCTGGGACTGGTCTTCCTGCTCGGTGTGCCCGGAAACCTCTTCATCGTGTGGAGTATCCTGGCTCGCGCCCGCCGCCGCTCCGTCACCACGCTGCTCATCCTCAACTTGGCATGCGCCGACGGCTTCCTCATGGCGCTCACCATCTTCTTCGTCGTCTACCTGGCCAAGCAGAC GACTTCGGCCAGGATCAGCAGAAAGGTGGTGCGTCGTGTCATCCTGGGCATGTGGCTGCTGGTGGCCGTCAGCGCGTTGCCCTCACTGGTGTTCCGTGACGTGCGGGAGGACAAAGACGAGCGGAACAAGACGCGACACGTGTGCGCGCCCAACCACACGCTGCCTCGATAC GTGAGGTTTCAGTACTCCTTTGAGACGGTGGTTGGCTTCATCCTGCCTTACGCCGTCATCATCACTAGCTACGTGCTCATCCTGAGACGCTTGCGACAGACCAAGTTCCGCCGGAAGGTCCGCAGCGAGAAGCTGATCCTGGCCATCGTGGTGATGTTCTGCCTCTTCTGGCTGCCGTACCACATCATCAACATGATACAG GTGGCAGCTGAATGGTACTCGGAGGGATCACCCAGACGAGAAAC ACTGGAGTACATCTACCAGTCTAGTCGAGCTGTCACTTCGGCCCTGGCGTTCATCAGTAGCTGCGCCAACCCCGTCCTGTACACTTTCGCCGGCAAGTCCTATATCAAGAAGAACGGCTTGGGCTTCATGGCGCGCCTCTTCGAGGGGACGTCGCTGGACCAGACGGCCACGAAGCGGTACAAGGACGTGAAGCTCAGCAACGTGGATTCCGGCACAGCCTCGTCATGA
- the LOC133489507 gene encoding myeloid-associated differentiation marker homolog, whose protein sequence is MAIVLHSTPLLWTRLAALIFSCVAFSVAVHGGRLYHGTGDWCIFCWAFSFAGTVLVLLVELFGLQTRAPVSWKNFPITFACYAALLCLSASIIFPLYYLKGSMGPSEVRDYRIVSTVFSCLATIAYMSEVSISKARPGEVAGYMATAPGLLKVCETFVACIIFVFISDPVVYDRHDALKYCMSVYCICFILSAAIIVLCVGECTGCLPFPFARFLSGYALLAVVLYLSATIVWPIFNFDPKHGGSKQRPPNCSITQGLCVWDKLMAVAVLTAVNFVLYLADLIYSARLVFVSV, encoded by the coding sequence ATGGCAATCGTCCTGCACTCTACCCCGCTCCTGTGGACGCGTCTGGCAGCGCTGATCTTCTCCTGCGTGGCCTTCTCGGTGGCGGTCCACGGCGGGCGTCTGTACCATGGCACGGGCGACTGGTGcatcttctgctgggccttCAGCTTCGCCGGCACCGTTCTGGTGCTCCTGGTGGAGCTGTTCGGCCTGCAGACCAGAGCGCCCGTCTCCTGGAAGAACTTCCCCATCACGTTCGCCTGCTACGCCGCCCTGCTGTGCCTGTCGGCGTCTATCATCTTCCCCCTGTACTACCTGAAGGGCTCCATGGGGCCCAGCGAGGTGCGCGACTACCGCATCGTTTCCACCGTCTTCTCCTGCCTGGCCACCATCGCCTACATGAGCGAGGTGAGCATCAGTAAGGCGAGGCCGGGCGAGGTGGCCGGCTACATGGCCACCGCCCCGGGCCTGCTCAAGGTGTGCGAGACCTTCGTGGCGTGTATCATCTTCGTGTTCATCAGCGACCCGGTGGTGTACGACCGCCACGACGCCCTCAAGTACTGCATGTCCGTCTACTGCATCTGCTTCATCCTGTCCGCCGCCATCATCGTCCTGTGCGTGGGCGAGTGCACCGGCTGCCTGCCGTTCCCCTTTGCTCGCTTCCTGTCCGGCTACGCCCTGCTGGCCGTGGTGCTCTACCTGTCGGCCACAATCGTCTGGCCCATCTTCAACTTCGACCCCAAGCACGGCGGCAGCAAGCAGCGGCCGCCCAACTGCAGCATCACGCAGGGGTTGTGCGTGTGGGACAAGCTGATGGCGGTGGCCGTGCTCACGGCTGTCAACTTCGTCCTCTACCTGGCTGACCTCATCTACTCTGCCCGCTTGGTGTTCGTCAGCGTTTGA
- the nfatc4 gene encoding nuclear factor of activated T-cells, cytoplasmic 4 isoform X2: MGAAPGSGWEEGEFEFKLVFEEDVLRPEEEVSGSRSVEPSDSSTIPDSHCATTHVELSPVNIPSPPPSANQRAGMHSPPPRRALAREFSGTYESLPARSVQVSESCVVECPSIQITTISPEDEPASALSWDVEGGGRWDKERLYLPLLDPFTYRDRCPGSLSPSPASSPSSRGWLSPASSCDSLLVEEEELSEATLNFGLSPSSRPTSPGGKKRRNSPLASPCSSRRGSYSEELQGLEGGDSGPLSQAPSGSCELSVPQKTRKTSVEQLSPRDQEQAPGPQQPETMQTRRDPPSMSMDYLSVPPALAWGRTRGNAHSPLFRSNALPPLDWPLPSQFDQYELRIEVQPRPHHRAHYETEGSRGAVKAIPTGHPVVKLFGYNERKSLSLQVFVGTADDRSIRPHPFYQIHRVTGKMVGTTSHESIQVGTKVLDIPLNPENHMTALIDCAGILKLRNSDIELRKGETDVGRKNTRVRLVFRTHLPLAPPAAPPGRVLALQVVSLPIECSQRSAQELPVIESVSLTSCSVEGGEELLLSGTNFVTISRVVFMERSTDGKLQWEEEAHVDRDNSNECLLCARVPPYCDLSITHPVSVSLFVSNGKRKRSSTHCFKYVPIMFKEEDPLLSRSQAPPLESQHEGAVCSSVGGQSGMNVRCDPMTDEQTGLGFHLPPYPPTYSPPCTTLAYQEEYGADTVTEEPGGTGPTVSEHHPSFENLELGFTELLPPLYLRGPQPPSPSPWLDSPYLSSSPSPSHSSSLSPFPAGSPISTSPLPPVLTPPYAQYSAYPQEMCPSPPTHLSTYHDMCSAPYSHYESSWDAQGRVLGMGQRDERDAKIQECPLEFTSSTTMHPITFEEVSEYIGQDLQSFQDASHTDKQPH; this comes from the exons ATGGGGGCCGCGCCGGGCTCCGGCTGGGAGGAAGGCGAGTTCGAGTTCAAGCTGGTGTTCGAGGAGGACGTGCTGCGGCCGGAGGAGGAGGTTTCCGGCTCCCGCTCCGTGGAGCCCTCTGACAGCAGCACCA TTCCGGACAGCCACTGTGCCACTACTCATGTGGAGCTCTCCCCAGTCAACATCCCCAGCCCGCCACCCTCGGCCAATCAGCGGGCCGGGATGCATTCCCCGCCTCCACGGAGAGCGCTGGCTAGAGAATTCAGCGGCACCTACGAGAGCCTGCCGGCGCGCTCCGTTCAG GTTTCAGAGTCCTGCGTGGTGGAGTGTCCCAGCATCCAGATCACCACCATCTCGCCTGAAGACGAGCCAGCATCCGCCCTCTCCTGGGACGTGGAGGGCGGAGGTAGGTGGGACAAGGAGCGTCTCTACCTCCCGCTGCTGGACCCCTTCACCTACCGAGACAGGTGCCCGGGCTCGCTCAGTCCCAGCCCTGCCTCCAGCCCCTCGTCCCGTGGCTGGTTGAGTCCGGCCTCCAGCTGTGACTCTCTGCTggtggaagaggaggagctcAGCGAGGCCACGCTCAATTTCGGGCTCTCACCGTCCTCGCGGCCAACTTCTCCGGGCGGAAAGAAGCGGAGAAACTCGCCCCTTGCGTCCCCTTGCTCGTCCCGAAGGGGGAGTTACTCCGAGGAGCTGCAGGGCCTGGAGGGGGGAGACTCAGGCCCTCTGTCACAAGCTCCGTCCGGTAGCTGTGAGCTCAGCGTTCCACAGAAAACGAGGAAGACATCTGTGGAGCAG ttGTCTCCAAGGGATCAGGAGCAGGCCCCAGGGCCACAACAGCCAGAGACCATGCAGACCAGAAGAGACCCCCCTTCAATGAGTATGGACTACCTCTCGGTACCCCCTGCACTGGCTTGGGGGCGGACCCGAGGCAACGCCCACAGTCCTCTCTTCAG GTCCAATGCCCTCCCGCCGCTCGACTGGCCCCTGCCTTCCCAGTTTGACCAGTACGAGCTACGCATCGAGGTGCAGCCCCGTCCGCACCACCGAGCCCACTACGAGACCGAGGGGAGCCGAGGAGCCGTCAAGGCCATTCCGACTGGGCATCCTGTTGTCAAG CTGTTCGGCTACAACGAAAGGAAATCACTTTCTCTCCAGGTTTTTGTCGGAACCGCAGATGATCGCTCCATCAGGCCACACCCCTTTTATCAGATACACAG gGTGACAGGGAAAATGGTGGGGACCACCAGTCATGAGAGCATCCAGGTGGGAACAAAAGTGCTGGATATCCCCCTCAACCCGGAGAACCACATGACTGCACT AATCGACTGCGCCGGGATTCTCAAGCTGAGGAACTCTGACATTGAGCTGAGGAAGGGCGAAACTGACGTTGGGAGGAAGAACACGCGGGTGCGCTTGGTCTTCCGAACCCACCTCCCTCTGGCGCCCCCTGCTGCCCCCCCTGGTCGGGTTCTGGCCCTGCAGGTGGTCTCGCTGCCTATCGAATGCT CCCAGCGGTCAGCACAGGAACTGCCCGTCATCGAGTCAGTCAGCCTCACTTCCTGTTCGGTAGAGGGCGGCGAGGAGCTCCTGCTGAGCGGCACCAACTTCGTGACAATCTCCAGAGTTGTTTTTATGGAGAGAAGCACAG ATGGTAAACTTCAGTGGGAAGAGGAAGCTCACGTGGACCGTGACAACAGCAATGAG TGTTTGCTGTGCGCGAGGGTGCCGCCCTACTGTGACCTGTCCATCACTCATCCAGTGTCGGTCAGTCTTTTCGTCTCCAATGGGAAGAGGAAAAGGAGCAGCACTCATTGCTTCAAATATGTCCCCA TCATGTTTAAGGAAGAAGACCCACTGCTGTCCCGATCCCAGGCACCGCCTCTGGAGTCCCAGCATGAAGGGGCGGTGTGCTCTTCGGTGGGGGGTCAGTCCGGAATGAACGTGAGGTGCGACCCCATGACAGACGAGCAGACGGGCCTGGGATTCCACCTGCCCCCTTATCCACCCACCTACTCTCCTCCGTGTACCACCCTGGCTTACCAGGAGGAGTACGGCGCTGACACAGTGACGGAGGAGCCCGGGGGGACGGGCCCCACCGTGTCTGAGCATCACCCCAGCTTTGAGAACCTGGAGCTGGGTTTCACTGAGCTCCTCCCCCCTCTGTACCTCCGCGGTCCCCAGCCACCGTCCCCTTCCCCCTGGCTCGACTCACCCTACCTGTCCTCCTCACCCTCTCCCTCCCACTCCTCTTCTCTTAGCCCTTTCCCAGCCGGCAGCCCCATCTCCACCTCCCCTCTACCTCCTGTTCTGACCCCACCGTATGCCCAGTACTCGGCTTATCCTCAGGAGATGTGCCCCTCCCCCCCAACACATCTGAGCACCTACCACGACATGTGTTCAGCGCCTTACTCCCACTATGAGAGCAGCTGGGACGCTCAGGGGAGGGTTCTGGGAATGGGTCAAAGGGATGAGAGGGATGCCAAGATTCAGGAGTGCCCTCTGGAGTTCACCAGCTCCACCACCATGCACCCCATCACATTTGAGGAAG TATCAGAGTACATCGGGCAGGACTTACAGTCCTTCCAGGACGCCTCGCACACCGACAAGCAACCacactga
- the nfatc4 gene encoding nuclear factor of activated T-cells, cytoplasmic 4 isoform X3 gives MHSPPPRRALAREFSGTYESLPARSVQVSESCVVECPSIQITTISPEDEPASALSWDVEGGGRWDKERLYLPLLDPFTYRDRCPGSLSPSPASSPSSRGWLSPASSCDSLLVEEEELSEATLNFGLSPSSRPTSPGGKKRRNSPLASPCSSRRGSYSEELQGLEGGDSGPLSQAPSGSCELSVPQKTRKTSVEQLSPRDQEQAPGPQQPETMQTRRDPPSMSMDYLSVPPALAWGRTRGNAHSPLFRSNALPPLDWPLPSQFDQYELRIEVQPRPHHRAHYETEGSRGAVKAIPTGHPVVKLFGYNERKSLSLQVFVGTADDRSIRPHPFYQIHRVTGKMVGTTSHESIQVGTKVLDIPLNPENHMTALIDCAGILKLRNSDIELRKGETDVGRKNTRVRLVFRTHLPLAPPAAPPGRVLALQVVSLPIECSQRSAQELPVIESVSLTSCSVEGGEELLLSGTNFVTISRVVFMERSTDGKLQWEEEAHVDRDNSNECLLCARVPPYCDLSITHPVSVSLFVSNGKRKRSSTHCFKYVPIMFKEEDPLLSRSQAPPLESQHEGAVCSSVGGQSGMNVRCDPMTDEQTGLGFHLPPYPPTYSPPCTTLAYQEEYGADTVTEEPGGTGPTVSEHHPSFENLELGFTELLPPLYLRGPQPPSPSPWLDSPYLSSSPSPSHSSSLSPFPAGSPISTSPLPPVLTPPYAQYSAYPQEMCPSPPTHLSTYHDMCSAPYSHYESSWDAQGRVLGMGQRDERDAKIQECPLEFTSSTTMHPITFEEVSEYIGQDLQSFQDASHTDKQPH, from the exons ATGCATTCCCCGCCTCCACGGAGAGCGCTGGCTAGAGAATTCAGCGGCACCTACGAGAGCCTGCCGGCGCGCTCCGTTCAG GTTTCAGAGTCCTGCGTGGTGGAGTGTCCCAGCATCCAGATCACCACCATCTCGCCTGAAGACGAGCCAGCATCCGCCCTCTCCTGGGACGTGGAGGGCGGAGGTAGGTGGGACAAGGAGCGTCTCTACCTCCCGCTGCTGGACCCCTTCACCTACCGAGACAGGTGCCCGGGCTCGCTCAGTCCCAGCCCTGCCTCCAGCCCCTCGTCCCGTGGCTGGTTGAGTCCGGCCTCCAGCTGTGACTCTCTGCTggtggaagaggaggagctcAGCGAGGCCACGCTCAATTTCGGGCTCTCACCGTCCTCGCGGCCAACTTCTCCGGGCGGAAAGAAGCGGAGAAACTCGCCCCTTGCGTCCCCTTGCTCGTCCCGAAGGGGGAGTTACTCCGAGGAGCTGCAGGGCCTGGAGGGGGGAGACTCAGGCCCTCTGTCACAAGCTCCGTCCGGTAGCTGTGAGCTCAGCGTTCCACAGAAAACGAGGAAGACATCTGTGGAGCAG ttGTCTCCAAGGGATCAGGAGCAGGCCCCAGGGCCACAACAGCCAGAGACCATGCAGACCAGAAGAGACCCCCCTTCAATGAGTATGGACTACCTCTCGGTACCCCCTGCACTGGCTTGGGGGCGGACCCGAGGCAACGCCCACAGTCCTCTCTTCAG GTCCAATGCCCTCCCGCCGCTCGACTGGCCCCTGCCTTCCCAGTTTGACCAGTACGAGCTACGCATCGAGGTGCAGCCCCGTCCGCACCACCGAGCCCACTACGAGACCGAGGGGAGCCGAGGAGCCGTCAAGGCCATTCCGACTGGGCATCCTGTTGTCAAG CTGTTCGGCTACAACGAAAGGAAATCACTTTCTCTCCAGGTTTTTGTCGGAACCGCAGATGATCGCTCCATCAGGCCACACCCCTTTTATCAGATACACAG gGTGACAGGGAAAATGGTGGGGACCACCAGTCATGAGAGCATCCAGGTGGGAACAAAAGTGCTGGATATCCCCCTCAACCCGGAGAACCACATGACTGCACT AATCGACTGCGCCGGGATTCTCAAGCTGAGGAACTCTGACATTGAGCTGAGGAAGGGCGAAACTGACGTTGGGAGGAAGAACACGCGGGTGCGCTTGGTCTTCCGAACCCACCTCCCTCTGGCGCCCCCTGCTGCCCCCCCTGGTCGGGTTCTGGCCCTGCAGGTGGTCTCGCTGCCTATCGAATGCT CCCAGCGGTCAGCACAGGAACTGCCCGTCATCGAGTCAGTCAGCCTCACTTCCTGTTCGGTAGAGGGCGGCGAGGAGCTCCTGCTGAGCGGCACCAACTTCGTGACAATCTCCAGAGTTGTTTTTATGGAGAGAAGCACAG ATGGTAAACTTCAGTGGGAAGAGGAAGCTCACGTGGACCGTGACAACAGCAATGAG TGTTTGCTGTGCGCGAGGGTGCCGCCCTACTGTGACCTGTCCATCACTCATCCAGTGTCGGTCAGTCTTTTCGTCTCCAATGGGAAGAGGAAAAGGAGCAGCACTCATTGCTTCAAATATGTCCCCA TCATGTTTAAGGAAGAAGACCCACTGCTGTCCCGATCCCAGGCACCGCCTCTGGAGTCCCAGCATGAAGGGGCGGTGTGCTCTTCGGTGGGGGGTCAGTCCGGAATGAACGTGAGGTGCGACCCCATGACAGACGAGCAGACGGGCCTGGGATTCCACCTGCCCCCTTATCCACCCACCTACTCTCCTCCGTGTACCACCCTGGCTTACCAGGAGGAGTACGGCGCTGACACAGTGACGGAGGAGCCCGGGGGGACGGGCCCCACCGTGTCTGAGCATCACCCCAGCTTTGAGAACCTGGAGCTGGGTTTCACTGAGCTCCTCCCCCCTCTGTACCTCCGCGGTCCCCAGCCACCGTCCCCTTCCCCCTGGCTCGACTCACCCTACCTGTCCTCCTCACCCTCTCCCTCCCACTCCTCTTCTCTTAGCCCTTTCCCAGCCGGCAGCCCCATCTCCACCTCCCCTCTACCTCCTGTTCTGACCCCACCGTATGCCCAGTACTCGGCTTATCCTCAGGAGATGTGCCCCTCCCCCCCAACACATCTGAGCACCTACCACGACATGTGTTCAGCGCCTTACTCCCACTATGAGAGCAGCTGGGACGCTCAGGGGAGGGTTCTGGGAATGGGTCAAAGGGATGAGAGGGATGCCAAGATTCAGGAGTGCCCTCTGGAGTTCACCAGCTCCACCACCATGCACCCCATCACATTTGAGGAAG TATCAGAGTACATCGGGCAGGACTTACAGTCCTTCCAGGACGCCTCGCACACCGACAAGCAACCacactga